The genomic window ATGGAAAACTGTAGCTATTAATCATTTAGTATTTAGTAGTTTTGATAATAGTTTAATTTTAAAAGTATTAACTAAAAAGAATTAGTGTGAAAGATAGAATAAAATCAGTGGTAGGTAATTTACTTGTTACCTTTTTTCCAAAAAAAGCGGCTAGATTAGAAAGTAACGGATTGACAATGGTTGATTTGAATTATACTTTCATCGAGAGGCAAATGCGTCATGTTATCTTAAAAAACATTGAAACTAAAAATAATTTAGATCATTTGTCCAAGATTCACAATAATTTTTGGGTAAATCAAGGCATTGATGTTTTTTCATGGAACAATAGTTTTAATGATAATTTTTTACCTAATTGTACATTTATTTTTGAAATTTTGAAAAAAAATTTTTTTAAAGATGAATCACAATTCAAAACACTTGTCGAAATAGGAGTAGGCAATGGAGATGTTTTACATTATTTATCGTTAAATTTTCCAGAGATAGATAATTTCATTGGCATTGATTTGAGTTCTGAACAAATCAAAATAAACCAAGATAAGTACAAAGAAAATTCAAAACTTGAATTTGTTAGTGCAGACGTTTTGGAATGGATTAAAAAGGAGGGACGCCAAGATATGATTTTTGTAACTTCAAATGGTGTTTTCGAATATTTTACAGAACAACAATTAAGAGAATTTATTGAGTACGTTCATGGTTTGGGACGAGTACTTTTTGTAACTATAGAACCTAATGCAATTGGGCACGATTTTGAATTAAATCCAAATTCAATTATATACGGTATCGAAAGATCTTTCTCTCATAATTATAACAAAATTTTCCAAGATTATGGATTTACAATTTTTCATCAATCCAAGAAACGAGTATATGGGTTTGAAATGAGCTATATATTGGCTGGTAATTTAAAATATTAGTTCATTTGGTATTCTATTTTTTGATCCATTTTTTGAAACTTATAACCAAATAAAATGGGGTTATTATGCTTTTATATTGGTTCAAATAGGTATATACTATTCCTCAAAATCTGAAATTTAAAATCTTAAGTCTGAAATAAAATGCCATCTTGTCATATTCTTTTCCGCCACTTTCCACTATAAACTGACAATTACTTGTGCATTTTTGTCTTGGCATAAAGATTGACTATAGCAACTCGAGTTTTTAAATTGAGTATATAATAAAATTAAATATAATAAAAATGGGTAAAATAATCGGAATTGATTTAGGTACTACGAACTCTTGTGTTTCTGTAATGGAAGGTAACGAAGCTGTTGTAATTCCTAATGCAGAAGGAAAAAGAACAACACCATCTATCATCGCTTTTGTTGAAGGTGGAGAAATTAAAGTAGGTGATCCTGCGAAAAGACAAGCAGTAACTAATCCAACTAAGACTATTGCTTCTATCAAACGTTTTATGGGACGCGGTTTTGGAGAAGTTGCTGAAGAAGCAAAAAGAGTTCCTTATTCAGTAGTAAAAGGAGACAACAATACACCACGTGTAGATATTGATGGTCGTTTGTACACTGCACAAGAATTGTCAGCTATGACACTTCAAAAAATGAAAAAAACTGCTGAAGACTATTTAGGTCAAACAGTTACTGAAGCAGTTATTACTGTTCCTGCTTACTTTAACGATGCACAACGTCAAGCAACTAAAGAAGCTGGTGAAATTGCAGGTCTTAAAGTTATGCGTATCATCAATGAGCCTACTGCTGCTGCATTAGCTTACGGATTAGACAAAAAAGGTACAGATCAAAAAATTGCTGTTTACGATTTAGGTGGAGGTACTTTTGATATTTCTGTTTTGGAATTAGGAGACGGAGTTTTCGAAGTATTGTCAACTAATGGTGATACTCACCTTGGTGGAGACGATTTTGATCAAACAATCATTGACTGGTTGGCAGACGAATTCAAAGCTGAAGAAGGTGTTGATTTGCGTTTAGATCCAATGTCATTGCAACGTATCAAAGAAGCTGCTGAAAAAGCAAAAATTGAATTGTCTTCTTCTGCAGAGACTGAAATCAATTTGCCTTATGTAACTGCTACGGCTTCTGGACCAAAACACTTGGTTAAAAAATTATCAAGAGCTAAATTCGAACAATTATCTGATTCTTTAGTAAAACGTTCTATGGCTCCTGTAGCTAGAGCTTTGAAAGATGCAGGTTTATCTGTTTCTGATATTGACGAAGTTATCTTGGTTGGAGGTTCAACTCGTATGCCAAGAATTGCAGACGAAGTAGAAAAATTCTTTGGTAAAAAAGCGTCTAAAGGAGTTAATCCTGATGAGGTTGTTGCTATTGGAGCAGCTATTCAAGGTGGAGTTCTTTCTGGAGATGTAAAAGATGTATTGTTACTTGACGTTACACCTTTATCTTTAGGAATCGAAACTATGGGTGGTGTTATGACTACATTAATTGAAGCTAACACAACTATTCCAACTAAAAAATCACAAGTTTTCTCAACTGCTGCTGATTCTCAACCATCTGTTGAATTACACGTTCTTCAAGGAGCTAGAGCAATGGCTGCAGATAATAAAACAATTGGTCGTTTTCATTTAGATGGTATTCCACCAGCACCAAGAGGTGTTCCTCAAATTGAAGTAACTTTTGATATTGATGCTAATGGTATCATCAAAGTAACTGCAACTGACAAAGGAACTGGAAAATCTCACGATATCCGCATCGAAGCTTCTTCTGGATTGACTTCTGAAGAAATCGAAAAAATGAAACAAGACGCAGAAGCTAACGCTGAATCTGACAAAGTTTTAAGAGCTAAAGCAGAAAAAATCAATGAGGCTGACTCAATGATTTTCCAAACTGAAACGCAATTGAAAGAATTAGGTTCTAAATTAGCTGATGATCACAAAGTTGCTGTAGAATACGCTTTAACTGAATTGAGAATGGCTCACCAATCTCAAGATGTTCCTGCAATTCAAACTGCTTTAGATAACATCAATGCAGCTTGGAAAACAGCTACTGAAGCAATGTATGCTCAAGGAGAACAAGGTGGTCAAGCAGCTGCTGAACCACAAGCTCAAGGAGATAATGTTGAAGACGTTGAATTCGAAGAAGTAAAATAATCTTTTTAAAAGATATAAACTTTTTATAGATAAGAAACCGAGTCAGTAATGGCTCGGTTTTTTTGTTTATAAAATAGCCGCTTTTAAAAAAAAGTTAAAATTTACCAAACAAAATTAGTTAGTTAGTACCTTCGCCCGCAGGATGAGAAAAATTATTTTTTATATTAACTTATGTTTGTTGCTGCTTGGTGGAGGTAATTCGCTATTTGCAGAAACGCAGCATACTATTAATTACTCATTTAATCAAAATCTTCCCGAAAGACAGCAAATAAAACTTAAAAATACTGTTCCTGCAAGTACTTTAATAGAAAGCACCGATATTGATTTAGACGAAGAATTTCACAATAGTGATGAATTCGGAGGAGCAACTAAACAATTAGTAGCAAAAAACACCTTATCAAACACTTGGTATCTTGCATTTTCAAGTGAACCTATTACTAAAGATTACTCCAATCGCATTAAAATATTCGCACCCTTTTGCGGCTATT from Flavobacterium eburneipallidum includes these protein-coding regions:
- a CDS encoding class I SAM-dependent methyltransferase, whose protein sequence is MKDRIKSVVGNLLVTFFPKKAARLESNGLTMVDLNYTFIERQMRHVILKNIETKNNLDHLSKIHNNFWVNQGIDVFSWNNSFNDNFLPNCTFIFEILKKNFFKDESQFKTLVEIGVGNGDVLHYLSLNFPEIDNFIGIDLSSEQIKINQDKYKENSKLEFVSADVLEWIKKEGRQDMIFVTSNGVFEYFTEQQLREFIEYVHGLGRVLFVTIEPNAIGHDFELNPNSIIYGIERSFSHNYNKIFQDYGFTIFHQSKKRVYGFEMSYILAGNLKY
- the dnaK gene encoding molecular chaperone DnaK, encoding MGKIIGIDLGTTNSCVSVMEGNEAVVIPNAEGKRTTPSIIAFVEGGEIKVGDPAKRQAVTNPTKTIASIKRFMGRGFGEVAEEAKRVPYSVVKGDNNTPRVDIDGRLYTAQELSAMTLQKMKKTAEDYLGQTVTEAVITVPAYFNDAQRQATKEAGEIAGLKVMRIINEPTAAALAYGLDKKGTDQKIAVYDLGGGTFDISVLELGDGVFEVLSTNGDTHLGGDDFDQTIIDWLADEFKAEEGVDLRLDPMSLQRIKEAAEKAKIELSSSAETEINLPYVTATASGPKHLVKKLSRAKFEQLSDSLVKRSMAPVARALKDAGLSVSDIDEVILVGGSTRMPRIADEVEKFFGKKASKGVNPDEVVAIGAAIQGGVLSGDVKDVLLLDVTPLSLGIETMGGVMTTLIEANTTIPTKKSQVFSTAADSQPSVELHVLQGARAMAADNKTIGRFHLDGIPPAPRGVPQIEVTFDIDANGIIKVTATDKGTGKSHDIRIEASSGLTSEEIEKMKQDAEANAESDKVLRAKAEKINEADSMIFQTETQLKELGSKLADDHKVAVEYALTELRMAHQSQDVPAIQTALDNINAAWKTATEAMYAQGEQGGQAAAEPQAQGDNVEDVEFEEVK